AATTACTGGATGCAGGATCGCCTTCCAATAAAGTGATCACGTCACAGGTATATGCCAGTGATTCCCTGGCGCAAGCGGCCCTCATCGGGATCTATTTTAAGTTCATGGAAAACTTTGGTCCCAATAATGGCTGGACAACCCGGTTTCCCAGTTTAACTGCCGATGATCTAAATCGTACCAGTGTACTTGATCAGGATACCCCTTTTCTAACTAATACACTCGCTTCGGATAACACTACGGTGTTACAAATCTGGAATACCACCTATGCTTATATATACCAATGTAATGACCTGATCACAGGATTAACAGGCAACCATTCCATCACGCCAGCCTTACGGGACCAACTACAAGGCGAAGCTTATTTCCTGAGAGCCTTTAATTATTTTTACCTGGTTAATTTATATGGTGATGTTCCGTTGGTTTTAACTACAGATTATACCAAAAGCGCCACCACACCCAGAACTCCAGTGGATGATGTATATGATCAAATGATTAATGACCTGAATAAAGCGCAGGACCTTTTAACCAATACCTATGCCACCACACCCGATTTCCCATCGGCCAGGGTGCGGGTAAACAGGCAGGCGGTCAAAGCCTTGCTGGCCAGAATTTATTTGTACCGCGAGCAATGGGCCGAGGCAGCAGCTGCATCAACTGAAGTGATCTCATCCGGCATTTATCAACTGGAGAGCGATTTACAGCAAACTTTCAAATATAATAGCCGGGAGGCTATTCTGCAATTTATGCCAGTGAGCAATGCCTATAATACTGCAGAAGGAAGTTTTTTTATACCTGTACTATCAACCATCAGGCCGGCATTTGTTGTGAGCGATACGCTGTTAAAATATATGGAGGCGGGCGATTTGCGGCAGGCATGGATTAGAACCGCGACGGTGAGTGGTAAGCAATACAAGTCGCCTTATAAATACAAACAAAATACGGCTACTACTCCGCGGGATGAATACAATATGGTACTGCGGTTGGCAGAACAATATTGTATTCGCGCGGAAGCTCGTGCCCGGTTAGATCAGCTGCCGGATGCGGTCAGCGATCTGAATACGATTAGGAAAAGAGCGGGGTTATCTGATCTACCCACTATATCAACACAAAACCAGGTGTTGGCTGCTGTAGAACAGGAATGCCGTACTGAGTTCTTTGCCGAATGGGGCCACCGTTGGTTCGATCTCAAACGTTGGCCGGCACGAGCTAATGACGGCAGAAAACGAATAGACGAGGTTATGAGCGCCTTACGGCCCGATACCTGGAATTCTACAGATGCCCTTTGGCCAATACCCGCATTTGAAAGGACACGTAATCGTACATTGTCCCAAAATCCCGGGTATGACTGATAAATTGTTAGCTACTCCC
The Niastella koreensis GR20-10 genome window above contains:
- a CDS encoding RagB/SusD family nutrient uptake outer membrane protein; its protein translation is MSCNKLLDAGSPSNKVITSQVYASDSLAQAALIGIYFKFMENFGPNNGWTTRFPSLTADDLNRTSVLDQDTPFLTNTLASDNTTVLQIWNTTYAYIYQCNDLITGLTGNHSITPALRDQLQGEAYFLRAFNYFYLVNLYGDVPLVLTTDYTKSATTPRTPVDDVYDQMINDLNKAQDLLTNTYATTPDFPSARVRVNRQAVKALLARIYLYREQWAEAAAASTEVISSGIYQLESDLQQTFKYNSREAILQFMPVSNAYNTAEGSFFIPVLSTIRPAFVVSDTLLKYMEAGDLRQAWIRTATVSGKQYKSPYKYKQNTATTPRDEYNMVLRLAEQYCIRAEARARLDQLPDAVSDLNTIRKRAGLSDLPTISTQNQVLAAVEQECRTEFFAEWGHRWFDLKRWPARANDGRKRIDEVMSALRPDTWNSTDALWPIPAFERTRNRTLSQNPGYD